A genomic window from Paenibacillus sp. FSL K6-0276 includes:
- a CDS encoding cadherin-like beta sandwich domain-containing protein, with the protein MSLSSGTLSPSFNASTTSYTASVGNEVTSIEITSTTVDAGASVTVNGSSVTSGDKQVVPLNIGNNVITIVVTAAVRTTQMYTVTVTRESSNSSGSNGSSGNNNTTTSDLFWINGKTVSVGTISASLSNGQTVNTLKFDFNTLAQILEQEGEHSILTIQDNNNSDVFIGELNGSLIQLLQQYHSTIQLVLSKGNYTLPIDQFGFEDTRVISNMCSTWDTSEIKKPKPAK; encoded by the coding sequence TTGAGCTTGAGCAGTGGAACGCTATCGCCATCCTTTAATGCATCAACAACGAGCTATACAGCAAGCGTAGGTAATGAAGTAACGAGCATTGAAATAACGTCAACAACAGTGGATGCAGGTGCGTCGGTAACGGTAAATGGCTCATCTGTGACCAGTGGAGATAAGCAGGTTGTACCGTTGAACATAGGAAATAATGTTATAACGATCGTGGTGACCGCAGCGGTAAGAACAACCCAAATGTATACCGTCACGGTGACAAGAGAAAGTAGTAATAGTAGTGGAAGTAATGGAAGTAGCGGGAATAACAATACCACTACGTCAGATCTATTTTGGATTAATGGTAAAACGGTTTCTGTTGGAACAATCTCTGCTTCTCTAAGCAATGGGCAGACGGTTAATACGTTAAAATTCGATTTCAATACTCTTGCTCAAATCCTTGAGCAGGAAGGTGAACACTCCATTTTGACAATCCAGGACAATAACAATTCGGATGTTTTTATCGGGGAGTTAAACGGTAGTTTAATACAATTACTACAACAATATCACAGTACTATACAACTTGTATTATCTAAAGGAAACTATACACTGCCTATTGATCAATTTGGGTTTGAAGACACGAGGGTCATAAGTAATATGTGTTCGACATGGGACACATCTGAAATAAAGAAGCCTAAGCCTGCCAAGTGA
- a CDS encoding chloride channel protein, translated as MEFASFTMKTFSLIELIAFMPLVIAGMLFGALFLLCQKLVAVVFAPLATHKFARAIITGMVLGVVGMFLPYTMYSGEEQMLELVNDWQSWSIIILFITSLIKMVMINVCISGGNSTRTADHRCRLMYAVCAY; from the coding sequence ATGGAGTTTGCAAGCTTTACTATGAAGACCTTTAGTCTTATTGAACTTATTGCTTTTATGCCTCTCGTTATTGCAGGTATGCTATTCGGTGCATTATTCTTGCTTTGCCAGAAGCTTGTAGCGGTTGTTTTTGCTCCGCTTGCAACTCACAAATTTGCTCGTGCGATCATAACTGGAATGGTGCTTGGCGTAGTTGGCATGTTTTTGCCGTATACGATGTATTCCGGTGAGGAGCAAATGCTTGAGCTGGTCAACGACTGGCAGTCGTGGTCGATCATCATACTATTCATAACAAGCCTGATAAAAATGGTCATGATCAACGTTTGCATTTCGGGTGGCAACAGCACTAGGACAGCCGATCATCGTTGCCGTCTTATGTATGCTGTTTGCGCCTATTAA
- a CDS encoding response regulator — MTSRGVFSVVVAEDEQIILDNIIEKIELTDLNFKVISSAMDGEDALLLIKQFKPDVLFTDIHMPSMDGLELIQQAKKIKPELEVVIISGYNDFSYAQQAIRLGVTDYILKPIKKELLLQTITSIKSRLEMKASKLANDTIENIIYGIKPMEARPAYLKNVHFQVHLICLGNLYTNTADVLDTDYFERLWSMVDWSKIATANSWDESVPRWIINDKLFNQRFLIIAGSEHACDPAVLRDVISTSLLESIPITICTEETLVSLEDIGNTTRSMRVALVQGLLCCRSSLITMKDRKSTDRPYHNYDSVHMNSIKTLVKQKQFDSLPSELLHLFAQWENSSITQRQLEKLLVKLAAELLILLGCEDDNVLASIEKELYEIVAISNHFNSLFSDVLQLFNNSMYTYIYPRKKGIDTSEELYNKLKVYIRTNMSEPITISTLVEKFNFNSSYIIRVFKKYSGEPPMKFLTSLRIHEAKRLIERQAELDFKDISKIIGYSEQQYFSRVFKNTTGMSPSEYKESITKSGLSQG; from the coding sequence ATGACAAGCAGGGGCGTATTTAGCGTTGTAGTGGCCGAGGATGAACAAATCATTTTGGACAATATTATAGAAAAAATTGAACTAACAGACCTTAATTTCAAAGTCATTTCCTCTGCAATGGACGGGGAGGATGCTTTGCTGCTGATCAAACAATTTAAGCCAGATGTCTTATTCACTGATATTCATATGCCTTCTATGGATGGTTTGGAGTTAATACAGCAGGCAAAAAAAATTAAACCTGAATTAGAAGTTGTTATTATTAGCGGATATAATGATTTCTCCTATGCACAGCAAGCAATTAGACTAGGAGTTACTGATTATATTCTCAAACCTATTAAAAAAGAGCTGTTATTGCAGACCATCACAAGCATCAAGAGCAGACTAGAAATGAAAGCAAGCAAGCTTGCGAACGATACAATCGAAAATATTATATACGGGATAAAACCTATGGAAGCTCGCCCAGCATATTTGAAAAATGTACATTTTCAAGTACATTTAATTTGTCTTGGCAATCTGTATACTAACACAGCCGATGTCCTCGATACGGACTACTTCGAACGGCTTTGGTCCATGGTCGATTGGTCTAAAATAGCGACAGCCAATAGTTGGGATGAATCTGTGCCAAGGTGGATTATCAATGACAAATTATTCAACCAAAGATTCCTTATCATAGCTGGGAGTGAGCATGCTTGTGATCCAGCAGTTTTAAGGGATGTGATCTCAACTTCTCTTCTGGAGTCCATTCCCATTACGATTTGCACAGAAGAAACCCTAGTGAGCTTAGAAGATATCGGGAATACGACACGCAGTATGAGAGTTGCTCTTGTACAGGGGTTGCTGTGTTGCCGTTCCTCGCTGATTACAATGAAGGATCGAAAATCAACTGATAGACCATATCATAATTACGATTCTGTACACATGAATTCCATCAAGACTTTAGTGAAGCAAAAACAATTCGATTCGTTGCCCAGCGAGCTATTGCATTTATTCGCCCAATGGGAAAATAGCAGTATCACACAAAGACAGCTAGAAAAGCTGCTTGTCAAGCTTGCGGCAGAATTGTTAATACTGCTTGGCTGTGAAGACGATAATGTACTGGCTTCAATTGAAAAAGAACTATATGAGATTGTTGCAATATCCAACCATTTCAACAGCCTTTTCAGTGATGTCTTGCAGCTATTCAACAATAGTATGTACACCTATATCTATCCTCGTAAGAAAGGAATCGACACCTCCGAGGAGCTTTACAACAAGCTAAAAGTATATATTCGCACGAACATGTCTGAACCGATAACTATATCTACTCTAGTAGAGAAATTTAATTTCAATTCCTCCTACATTATCAGGGTCTTTAAGAAGTATAGCGGAGAGCCGCCAATGAAATTCCTTACCTCATTAAGAATTCATGAGGCTAAGCGATTGATTGAGAGACAAGCTGAGCTTGACTTCAAAGATATTTCCAAAATTATAGGGTATTCTGAACAGCAATACTTCTCTCGGGTATTCAAAAACACAACGGGCATGAGTCCTTCTGAATATAAGGAATCTATAACGAAGAGTGGACTATCTCAAGGATAG
- a CDS encoding histidine kinase — MIKFKRIQSKLFVSYSSLILVILFSLGISFYFSTAHVLKKQASESNLQLSLNLSDKLDSQFKYMDSIAERVISAQPVKQLFFSKSTDTEVTILHNKWDITSMLFSITGTPFQFYQMNLFDLNGHFVKFGKEYDVHDLDPNIVRSKEWIQPVLQLDGKRSISMPRLNDWDNSESIIISLSRAFSEVFGAKVDSIVEIQQEYKEFENLIERSVNPANDQSSLNFNVYVYNSEGDLVYPHQPGNTNLKDLSPFYWNSIQDKTELHNTFTIKNSYNHGSESVSYTRSEFTGWTVALIQSESILLEPVINFRNDLLFFGIIILFITMIVTFFVSKSLTIPIRRIRKSIKTLSLDTLNPRLNNNVSLNELEELNQSFLDMCDRLKSSLEETVSAKSHEIQARLFALQAQMNPHFLYNTLAIISIKAENNNQDEIVEMCHNLSEMLRYIAVEGSKSVTIADELDYMLKYLELMKIRYMKQFNYDIDIPEEMNDIQVPRLLIQPIIENCFKHAFTQKPPWNIAIKGVYTAQSWKITISDNGTGFDKQTYIQIMDKVNNQGFKYGEEAESLDRIGLINIYYRLKILYNHNVIFEISNDHNSGAIITIGGSRSDGGD; from the coding sequence ATGATTAAATTTAAACGTATACAGTCTAAATTATTTGTCAGTTATTCCAGTCTGATTCTTGTAATCTTGTTCTCACTTGGAATTTCCTTTTACTTCTCAACTGCCCATGTATTAAAAAAACAGGCTTCAGAATCTAATCTTCAGCTTTCATTGAATTTATCTGATAAGCTAGATTCCCAATTTAAATATATGGATTCAATAGCAGAACGAGTCATTAGTGCTCAGCCAGTCAAACAGTTGTTTTTTTCTAAAAGCACTGACACAGAAGTGACCATCCTTCATAATAAGTGGGATATTACAAGCATGTTATTTTCAATAACTGGCACCCCATTTCAATTTTATCAAATGAATCTATTCGACCTGAATGGTCATTTCGTCAAATTTGGAAAGGAGTACGATGTCCACGATTTAGATCCCAATATTGTACGCAGTAAAGAGTGGATCCAGCCAGTTCTGCAACTGGATGGCAAAAGAAGCATTTCAATGCCTCGTCTTAACGATTGGGATAACTCTGAATCGATAATCATTTCTCTTTCCAGGGCTTTCTCCGAAGTGTTTGGAGCTAAAGTTGACAGTATCGTAGAAATCCAGCAAGAATATAAAGAATTTGAGAACCTTATCGAAAGATCCGTTAATCCCGCTAATGATCAGTCTTCTTTGAATTTCAACGTGTATGTATACAATTCAGAGGGCGATTTAGTCTATCCTCATCAACCCGGTAATACTAACTTAAAGGATTTATCCCCCTTTTATTGGAACAGCATTCAAGATAAAACCGAGCTTCATAATACCTTTACAATAAAAAATAGTTACAATCACGGAAGTGAAAGCGTTTCCTATACTCGTTCTGAATTTACTGGGTGGACTGTTGCCTTGATCCAGTCTGAATCCATCCTATTAGAGCCGGTAATCAACTTCCGAAATGATTTACTTTTCTTTGGCATTATCATTTTGTTCATTACTATGATTGTTACATTCTTTGTTTCCAAAAGCCTGACCATTCCAATTAGACGGATACGCAAATCTATTAAAACTCTGAGTTTAGATACACTAAATCCTAGGCTGAACAACAATGTATCATTAAATGAGCTTGAAGAGCTTAATCAATCCTTCTTAGACATGTGCGATCGCTTAAAGTCTTCGCTTGAAGAGACTGTATCTGCTAAATCTCATGAAATTCAAGCTCGATTATTTGCTTTGCAAGCCCAAATGAATCCTCATTTTCTATATAACACACTGGCGATTATCAGTATTAAAGCCGAAAATAATAATCAAGACGAGATTGTAGAAATGTGTCACAATCTTTCTGAAATGCTGCGCTATATTGCCGTAGAAGGATCTAAATCTGTCACAATTGCCGATGAACTGGATTATATGCTGAAATATTTGGAACTCATGAAAATCCGCTATATGAAACAATTTAATTACGACATTGACATACCAGAAGAAATGAATGATATCCAGGTTCCCCGGCTACTCATCCAACCAATAATAGAAAATTGTTTTAAGCATGCTTTTACACAAAAACCGCCTTGGAATATAGCAATTAAGGGAGTATATACCGCTCAATCTTGGAAAATTACGATAAGTGATAATGGTACCGGATTTGATAAACAAACATATATCCAGATCATGGATAAGGTAAATAACCAAGGATTCAAGTATGGAGAGGAAGCCGAATCATTAGATCGAATTGGTCTGATCAACATCTATTATAGACTTAAGATTTTGTATAATCATAATGTCATCTTTGAAATTTCAAACGATCATAACAGTGGTGCAATTATAACAATTGGAGGAAGCAGATCAGATGGGGGGGATTGA
- a CDS encoding ABC transporter substrate-binding protein yields MKKMNAKVWMTSLLVLCFVVALAACGSGSGNKPSPTNNNTQAPEGADTGGDKKNVTLTFVSSQNWMNKGSKVDSELIEAFTKETGINVDLQVVPDDQYTNVLKTKMASGEVPDIFMVGAGAGAQKYLPEKYFADLSNEEWVGRYAPYAKTGTTINDKVSGFMTWNVDGWGILYNVELFKKYDLSVPKTMDELMQVSDVLKENGVETPLYMLGKEAWYWAVWFSQFGPKAEQANPGLYDKLNNQELKFADVKEFETFLTEYKTLYDKGYFGKNSLSNPWDSGYEAMGTGKAAMLLMYQSYQSEVAEKYPDSKATEWEMFPIPLAGNDMYSHSAGGNMRVAYKDSKNLDSVKKFFDFLAKPENLNTFYDGRPDLESNPSFVDVESKPSQAGKTIIENSPGGQGLDMEYGVLYWDNTIIGKYIQELMLGSKTPMQVLEAIDSDRQKSFDALNQ; encoded by the coding sequence ATGAAGAAAATGAATGCAAAAGTATGGATGACGAGTTTATTAGTACTTTGTTTTGTAGTAGCGTTAGCTGCTTGTGGATCTGGCAGCGGTAATAAGCCTAGCCCGACGAATAATAATACGCAAGCACCAGAAGGGGCAGACACTGGAGGGGATAAGAAAAATGTTACGTTGACGTTCGTATCGTCTCAGAACTGGATGAATAAGGGGTCTAAAGTAGATTCCGAGCTTATTGAAGCTTTTACAAAAGAAACGGGCATTAACGTAGATTTACAAGTGGTACCCGATGATCAGTATACAAACGTATTGAAAACAAAGATGGCTTCCGGTGAAGTGCCGGATATTTTCATGGTTGGTGCAGGTGCTGGTGCACAAAAGTATTTACCAGAGAAATATTTTGCTGATTTGTCCAACGAAGAGTGGGTAGGACGCTATGCACCTTATGCTAAAACCGGTACAACTATCAATGACAAAGTTAGCGGTTTTATGACCTGGAATGTGGATGGTTGGGGAATTTTATATAACGTGGAGTTATTTAAGAAATATGATTTGTCTGTACCTAAAACGATGGATGAGCTAATGCAGGTAAGTGATGTATTAAAAGAAAATGGCGTTGAAACGCCATTATATATGCTTGGTAAAGAGGCATGGTATTGGGCAGTTTGGTTCTCACAGTTTGGTCCAAAGGCTGAGCAAGCTAACCCGGGCCTATATGACAAGCTTAACAATCAAGAGTTGAAGTTTGCAGATGTGAAGGAATTTGAAACCTTTTTAACGGAGTACAAAACCTTGTACGATAAAGGCTACTTCGGTAAAAACTCTCTGTCTAACCCATGGGATTCTGGTTATGAAGCAATGGGAACGGGAAAAGCGGCCATGTTATTGATGTATCAATCCTATCAGTCAGAGGTTGCTGAGAAATATCCAGATTCCAAAGCAACCGAATGGGAAATGTTCCCGATTCCACTTGCAGGAAATGATATGTACTCCCATTCTGCTGGCGGAAATATGAGAGTAGCCTATAAGGATTCTAAAAATTTGGATAGCGTGAAGAAATTCTTTGACTTTTTGGCAAAGCCTGAAAATTTGAACACTTTCTATGATGGTCGTCCTGATTTGGAATCCAATCCATCGTTCGTAGATGTAGAAAGCAAACCGTCTCAAGCAGGTAAAACGATTATCGAAAACTCACCAGGAGGTCAAGGTCTGGATATGGAATATGGGGTGCTTTACTGGGACAACACCATTATTGGCAAATATATTCAAGAGCTTATGCTTGGTAGTAAAACACCAATGCAGGTACTTGAAGCAATCGACAGCGATCGTCAAAAATCGTTCGATGCTTTAAATCAGTAA
- a CDS encoding sugar ABC transporter permease, giving the protein MYVNKIYSKKFILPALIIFFLLFLLPSILGFYYSLTNWNSMSENIKFIGLANFKEIFSDTGNFIFMKNTLMYAFFTTVLKVIIGLGLALMLNEGIKSKGLLRTIYFLPIIISNLIVGIMFQQVLHPANGILNHALEFIGLSSWTQAWLEDPSWVMWSTIGVEVWKSAGFVMIIFLAGLQTVPKETIEASDMDGANYWNKLIKIIVPSIAPSILINTLLSIISGLKVFDVIFALTNGGPGRFSEVINITIFNQFSMGNYGYSTALGVIMFIFLAIISIGIIMIFTRKETNS; this is encoded by the coding sequence ATGTATGTAAACAAAATATATTCCAAAAAATTTATTTTGCCTGCTTTAATTATCTTTTTCCTGTTATTTCTGCTTCCAAGCATCTTAGGATTTTATTATTCCTTAACAAACTGGAATTCCATGAGCGAAAATATTAAGTTTATAGGTTTGGCGAATTTCAAAGAAATATTTAGTGATACCGGCAATTTTATTTTTATGAAAAACACGTTAATGTATGCCTTTTTTACAACAGTATTGAAGGTTATTATTGGGCTAGGCTTAGCCCTTATGCTTAACGAAGGTATAAAATCTAAAGGTTTGTTACGAACGATTTATTTTTTGCCAATTATTATTTCCAATTTAATTGTTGGTATAATGTTTCAACAAGTTTTACATCCGGCGAATGGTATATTGAACCATGCTCTTGAATTCATAGGACTTAGCTCCTGGACACAAGCTTGGTTGGAGGATCCAAGTTGGGTAATGTGGTCGACTATCGGCGTTGAAGTCTGGAAATCAGCAGGATTTGTCATGATTATCTTTTTAGCGGGATTGCAAACTGTGCCGAAGGAAACAATCGAAGCAAGTGATATGGATGGAGCTAATTATTGGAACAAACTTATTAAAATAATTGTACCTTCTATTGCACCATCCATTTTAATAAATACGTTATTAAGTATTATTTCGGGTCTAAAAGTGTTTGATGTTATTTTTGCTCTAACAAATGGCGGACCGGGAAGATTTTCTGAAGTTATTAATATTACAATCTTTAATCAATTCTCAATGGGGAACTATGGATATAGCACCGCTTTAGGTGTCATTATGTTTATCTTCCTAGCAATTATTTCAATTGGTATTATTATGATATTTACAAGAAAGGAAACGAATAGTTAA
- a CDS encoding carbohydrate ABC transporter permease: protein MKKRKRYLNITKEVFAWVLSLVILVPFLMVLLNSVKSVTEAATMSLALPTEIKFSNYVEVLKDKRIYTSFFNSLFLSTAASLITLIVSSMAAFVISRNRSRFNMVIYSIFLLGLVAPMNYVTTMKVMQILNIINTYTGVYLLYSAIFIPFTVFLYFGFIGSIPKELDEAAVIDGCKGGGLFYKIIFPLLKPVTVTAVIINFLNCWNDFVIPLYFLNSSGKWGMIMVMYNYFSTYISSWNLVSAAMILNLLPIIIVYAIGQKYIISGMTAGAVKG, encoded by the coding sequence ATGAAGAAGCGGAAACGATATTTGAACATTACTAAAGAAGTATTCGCATGGGTGCTGAGCCTCGTTATATTAGTTCCTTTTTTGATGGTTTTATTAAATTCAGTCAAATCAGTTACAGAGGCTGCCACAATGAGTCTTGCGCTTCCAACAGAGATAAAGTTCAGCAACTATGTGGAAGTATTGAAGGACAAACGAATTTACACTTCATTTTTTAATAGCTTATTTTTGTCAACTGCTGCTTCATTAATTACTCTTATTGTTTCATCAATGGCCGCATTTGTTATTTCACGGAATAGATCACGTTTCAATATGGTTATTTATTCGATCTTTCTGCTTGGTCTGGTTGCCCCGATGAACTATGTTACAACAATGAAGGTTATGCAGATATTGAATATTATTAACACATATACGGGAGTTTATTTGCTATATTCCGCAATCTTTATCCCGTTTACTGTGTTCCTGTATTTTGGCTTTATTGGCAGTATACCTAAGGAGCTTGATGAGGCCGCTGTCATTGATGGTTGTAAAGGAGGAGGATTATTCTACAAGATTATCTTCCCATTGTTAAAGCCGGTCACTGTTACAGCCGTTATTATTAACTTTTTAAATTGCTGGAATGATTTTGTTATTCCGTTGTACTTCCTTAATTCATCAGGAAAATGGGGGATGATTATGGTAATGTACAACTACTTTAGTACGTATATTAGTTCTTGGAATTTGGTATCAGCAGCAATGATTCTTAATTTGCTTCCTATTATTATAGTTTACGCGATTGGTCAAAAGTATATTATTTCAGGTATGACGGCAGGTGCTGTTAAAGGCTAA
- a CDS encoding alpha-galactosidase → MSIQVNEEHQLFLLTTKNMCYGIGVDNKGQLLHTHWGEKVKIEDCIHLLQPYYHSHFDAEVDREREEYSPWGGLSFTEPALKVKFHDGVRDLKLQYKSYSLHVSDDMLDEGSILEIHLQDAYYSLDVNLTYKVIAEFDLIERKASLTNKGTEPIQLEIAQSAVWSIPALEAYRMVYVTGKWQEEFQIKSCMLTEGKKVIESRRGITSHHANPWFAVDNGAANETSGAVWFGSLAWSGNWKITAEKTAFGNVRIVGGINDFDFEWSLKAGETFETPAFIGGYTAEGFGGMSRRLHGYQLKYIMPSSKQTTYRKILYNSWEATEFNVSVREQTFLAQKAAEIGVELFVIDDGWFGKRNHDKAGLGDWYVNTEKFPNGLGELIERINTLGMDFGLWVEPEMVNPDSELYRSHPDWIYHFPNRESSLARNQLVLNLSKPEVKTFILDFMTKLLQENNIKFIKWDMNRAISEPGGLHDPAPEQREFWVRHVLHLYEIWDELRTCFPDVTFETCSSGGGRVDFGMLRYADQAWVSDNTDAFDRLKIQEGFSYTYSAQSMMCWVTDSPGHANHRSVSLKYRFHSAMMGSLGIGGDLNKWTDSELIEAKELVALYKELRPMIQQGKQYRLHSPRTEPTTAVQYVNDDGSESVIFVFLHSQQFGNFMPRLRLNGLQSDQIYQVELAEPFTMSGSGLMSIGIPIALGGDFDSVLIRVRVVG, encoded by the coding sequence GTGTCTATTCAAGTTAATGAAGAACATCAATTGTTTTTATTGACTACCAAGAACATGTGTTACGGAATTGGAGTTGATAACAAAGGGCAATTATTGCACACTCATTGGGGTGAAAAAGTTAAAATTGAAGATTGTATTCATTTGCTACAGCCCTATTACCATTCCCATTTCGATGCGGAAGTAGATCGCGAAAGAGAAGAATATAGTCCATGGGGTGGTCTGAGCTTTACCGAGCCAGCGCTTAAAGTGAAGTTTCATGATGGTGTAAGAGATTTGAAGCTGCAATATAAAAGCTATAGTTTACATGTATCGGATGATATGTTGGACGAGGGTAGTATCCTTGAGATCCACTTGCAGGATGCGTACTATTCTCTAGACGTAAACTTGACGTATAAAGTTATTGCTGAGTTTGATTTGATCGAGCGTAAAGCAAGCTTGACTAATAAGGGAACTGAGCCTATCCAGCTGGAAATTGCACAATCTGCAGTATGGTCAATTCCTGCGCTTGAAGCATATAGAATGGTTTATGTGACCGGGAAGTGGCAGGAAGAATTCCAGATTAAATCATGTATGCTTACAGAGGGAAAAAAAGTAATTGAAAGCAGACGTGGCATTACGAGTCACCATGCCAATCCTTGGTTTGCTGTCGATAATGGAGCAGCCAATGAAACAAGTGGCGCAGTGTGGTTCGGTTCACTGGCTTGGAGCGGAAATTGGAAAATAACTGCCGAAAAGACAGCGTTCGGAAATGTGCGGATTGTCGGTGGTATTAACGATTTTGATTTTGAGTGGAGTTTGAAGGCTGGAGAGACATTTGAAACGCCTGCCTTTATTGGTGGTTACACGGCTGAAGGTTTCGGAGGTATGAGCCGAAGGCTACATGGCTATCAGTTAAAATACATTATGCCGTCAAGTAAGCAGACCACGTATAGAAAAATTCTTTATAATTCTTGGGAAGCTACCGAGTTTAATGTAAGTGTCAGGGAGCAAACGTTTCTAGCTCAAAAAGCAGCAGAAATAGGTGTTGAGCTATTCGTAATTGATGATGGCTGGTTTGGTAAACGAAACCATGATAAGGCTGGTCTTGGTGACTGGTATGTAAATACTGAGAAATTCCCTAACGGATTAGGTGAATTAATTGAGAGAATCAATACGTTGGGCATGGATTTTGGTTTGTGGGTGGAGCCGGAAATGGTTAATCCGGATAGTGAATTGTACCGTAGTCATCCTGACTGGATCTATCATTTCCCGAATAGAGAAAGCTCATTGGCCAGAAATCAATTAGTGCTTAATTTATCTAAACCTGAAGTAAAGACATTTATACTTGATTTTATGACTAAACTTTTGCAGGAAAATAATATTAAATTTATAAAGTGGGATATGAACCGCGCAATTAGTGAGCCAGGTGGGTTGCATGATCCTGCGCCGGAGCAACGTGAGTTTTGGGTTAGACATGTGTTGCATTTGTACGAGATTTGGGATGAACTTAGAACTTGCTTCCCGGACGTTACGTTTGAAACATGCTCAAGCGGTGGAGGAAGAGTTGACTTCGGTATGCTTCGATATGCTGACCAAGCTTGGGTTAGTGATAATACGGATGCATTTGATCGTCTGAAAATACAAGAGGGATTCTCATATACGTATTCAGCCCAGTCTATGATGTGCTGGGTAACAGATTCTCCTGGCCATGCGAATCATCGAAGTGTATCGTTGAAATACCGTTTCCATTCCGCAATGATGGGTTCGCTTGGTATTGGCGGTGATTTGAATAAATGGACAGATTCAGAGCTTATTGAGGCAAAGGAACTGGTGGCTCTTTATAAAGAACTAAGGCCTATGATTCAGCAAGGTAAGCAGTACCGTTTGCATTCACCGCGAACAGAGCCAACGACGGCTGTACAATATGTGAATGATGATGGAAGTGAATCGGTTATATTTGTATTTTTGCACTCTCAGCAATTCGGAAACTTTATGCCAAGGCTCCGTCTCAACGGCTTGCAGTCTGATCAAATTTATCAGGTAGAGTTGGCCGAGCCATTCACAATGAGCGGCAGCGGATTGATGAGTATTGGTATTCCGATAGCATTAGGCGGAGACTTTGACAGCGTGCTGATCCGTGTTCGTGTGGTTGGGTGA